One window from the genome of Rhodopseudomonas sp. P2A-2r encodes:
- a CDS encoding ABC transporter permease — MQRLGAVPGAGILLVLMFVLFTLANPRFLSQTNLVNVGLQTSLLLMIALPMTLIILTEGLDLSAGALLGLSGVIVAEALLAGWGITAACALALAVSIAFGALNGVMIAYLALPAFVVTLGTMGLMQGIALVITNGDPVGGFTPTIETFYRSQLGVVPTPIAIAVILYAALWLLLYRTRLGNYVIAIGGNKDALRLAGISANLVHLGVYMLGSAIIGLSAVLLIGRTNSAHPTVGIGMEFEAIAAVVLGGTSFEKGQGWLFGAVLGALAITVLRNGLNILSIDSSLQVVCIGILLILALLIDQARKQWLRQPT, encoded by the coding sequence ATGCAACGCCTCGGCGCGGTGCCCGGCGCGGGTATTCTGCTGGTGCTGATGTTCGTGCTGTTTACGCTCGCCAATCCGCGATTCCTGTCGCAGACTAATCTCGTCAATGTCGGCCTGCAGACGTCGCTCCTGCTGATGATCGCGCTACCGATGACGCTGATCATCCTTACCGAAGGCCTTGATCTGTCTGCGGGAGCCTTGCTCGGGCTTAGCGGCGTCATCGTCGCCGAGGCGCTGCTCGCCGGCTGGGGAATAACTGCAGCCTGCGCGCTTGCGCTCGCGGTCAGCATCGCGTTCGGTGCCCTCAACGGCGTGATGATAGCCTATCTCGCGCTGCCCGCCTTCGTCGTCACGCTGGGCACGATGGGCCTGATGCAGGGCATCGCGCTGGTCATCACCAATGGCGATCCGGTTGGCGGCTTCACGCCCACCATCGAGACGTTCTATCGATCGCAGCTCGGGGTTGTTCCGACGCCAATTGCCATCGCCGTGATCCTCTATGCCGCGCTCTGGCTGCTGTTATACCGAACACGGCTCGGCAACTATGTGATCGCCATCGGCGGCAACAAGGATGCGCTGCGTCTGGCAGGGATTAGCGCCAATCTCGTCCATCTCGGCGTCTATATGCTCGGCAGCGCGATCATCGGACTATCCGCGGTGCTGTTGATCGGACGCACCAATTCGGCTCACCCGACCGTCGGCATCGGCATGGAATTCGAGGCGATTGCCGCGGTGGTCCTTGGCGGCACTTCGTTCGAGAAGGGACAGGGCTGGCTGTTCGGCGCGGTGCTCGGCGCACTCGCCATCACGGTGCTGCGCAATGGCCTCAACATCCTCTCCATCGACTCGTCGCTGCAGGTGGTGTGCATCGGCATCCTGCTGATCCTCGCTTTGCTGATCGACCAGGCGCGCAAACAATGGCTGAGGCAGCCGACATGA
- a CDS encoding cupin domain-containing protein, which produces MLRLQGRDAGPSDVMWLGMSQILPGGGITPSASPEEKFYVVLDGEVTFETPEGKATLGQWDSCRIAPNETRALRNETKRPAVVLLAMPLPNSARG; this is translated from the coding sequence ATGCTCCGTCTCCAGGGCCGCGATGCCGGCCCGAGCGATGTGATGTGGCTCGGCATGAGCCAGATCCTGCCGGGCGGCGGCATCACGCCATCCGCCTCGCCGGAAGAGAAATTCTACGTCGTGCTCGATGGCGAAGTGACGTTCGAGACGCCGGAGGGCAAAGCGACGCTCGGTCAATGGGATTCCTGTCGCATCGCGCCCAACGAGACGCGCGCCTTGCGCAATGAGACGAAACGACCGGCTGTGGTGTTGCTTGCAATGCCACTGCCCAACTCCGCCAGAGGCTGA
- a CDS encoding ABC transporter permease, with translation MTISATPHVRPARLSPDAAALLGRVFLIVLIAGALSAVDPGFASVSNLLNLLRQASLLFLVASGLTLVIIGGGLDLSVGANLTLSACLAAAAIKSTGNPWYGVIVAISTGTLIGFANGLMINRLRLPPFLATFGMLWVAQGMAYWFMAGQTIYGMPMSFRYFGTGFLLGVPLPMWITLVICVACSVLLRRTTFGREAYFMGANQTAAFLSGVPVERRRLLLYVLSGLTAGVAALVYLARLNAAEPGIGEPLLLPAIAAVLVGGTSLFGGSGNIVGTVLGAILLTIIVNGLNLLNVAATWHPLVNGAVVLIAILADLAISRRRSGGT, from the coding sequence ATGACAATCTCCGCAACGCCCCACGTCCGGCCTGCACGACTTTCACCAGACGCGGCTGCCCTGCTTGGTCGTGTGTTCCTGATCGTGCTGATCGCCGGCGCGCTCAGCGCTGTCGATCCCGGCTTCGCGTCGGTCAGCAACCTGCTCAACTTGCTCCGACAGGCGAGCCTGCTGTTCCTCGTTGCCTCCGGCCTCACCCTGGTGATCATTGGCGGCGGCCTCGATCTGTCGGTGGGCGCCAATCTGACGCTGTCGGCCTGTCTCGCAGCCGCCGCAATCAAGTCCACGGGCAATCCATGGTACGGCGTCATTGTCGCCATCAGCACGGGAACGCTGATCGGCTTTGCCAACGGGCTGATGATCAACCGGCTGCGGCTGCCGCCTTTTCTCGCCACTTTCGGCATGCTGTGGGTCGCCCAAGGCATGGCTTACTGGTTCATGGCCGGGCAGACCATCTACGGCATGCCGATGTCATTTCGCTATTTCGGCACCGGATTCTTGCTTGGCGTGCCGCTGCCGATGTGGATCACGCTTGTGATCTGTGTCGCCTGCAGCGTGCTTCTGCGTCGCACCACCTTCGGACGGGAAGCCTACTTCATGGGGGCAAACCAGACCGCGGCATTCCTGTCCGGCGTTCCCGTCGAGCGACGCCGGCTCCTGCTCTACGTGCTGAGCGGCCTGACCGCCGGCGTCGCGGCGCTGGTGTACCTCGCACGGCTGAACGCTGCCGAGCCCGGCATCGGCGAGCCGCTACTGCTGCCGGCCATTGCGGCCGTGCTGGTCGGTGGCACCTCGCTGTTCGGCGGCAGCGGCAACATCGTCGGCACAGTGCTCGGCGCGATCCTGCTGACCATCATTGTCAACGGCCTCAATCTGCTCAACGTCGCCGCGACCTGGCATCCGCTGGTCAACGGCGCCGTCGTGCTGATCGCCATCCTCGCGGACCTCGCCATCAGCAGGCGCCGCTCCGGAGGCACCTGA
- a CDS encoding dioxygenase — MIISKQEDVTGAVIGAMSGAPNDRLRTVMASFVRHVHAFAREVRLTEAEFEFAIDFLNRIGQATNDAHNEAVLFSDAIGLSTLVCLLNNGQDGASETAAALLGPFWRANAPQMENGASILRSPTPGAPLFVDCNIRDGQGRPMSNVRVDVWQASPSGMYENQDAGQADMNLRGVFISDENGRFSFRSVKPAGYPVPTDGPTGEMLAAQKRHPYRPAHLHVLAYKPGFKTLITQVFVDDDQHLESDVVFGVTRALIGDFRKGQGTPPAPDVDGDWFSLNYTFVMEPGEAVLPHPPIK; from the coding sequence ATGATCATCTCAAAACAGGAAGATGTTACCGGCGCCGTGATTGGCGCGATGAGTGGGGCGCCTAACGATCGATTGCGAACGGTCATGGCGTCCTTTGTTCGTCATGTTCATGCGTTTGCGCGCGAAGTTCGGCTGACCGAGGCTGAATTCGAATTTGCCATCGATTTCCTTAACCGCATTGGCCAGGCCACCAACGACGCTCATAACGAGGCTGTGCTGTTCAGCGACGCGATCGGGCTATCGACTCTCGTGTGCCTCCTCAACAACGGGCAGGACGGCGCCAGCGAGACCGCGGCGGCGTTGCTCGGTCCGTTCTGGCGCGCCAACGCGCCGCAAATGGAAAATGGCGCGTCGATCCTGCGCTCGCCGACGCCGGGAGCGCCGCTGTTCGTGGATTGCAACATTCGCGACGGGCAGGGACGACCGATGTCCAACGTGCGGGTCGATGTCTGGCAGGCCTCACCATCTGGAATGTATGAAAACCAGGATGCCGGCCAGGCCGACATGAATCTGCGCGGCGTCTTCATCTCCGATGAAAATGGCCGTTTCAGCTTCCGCTCCGTCAAACCGGCGGGCTATCCGGTGCCGACCGATGGGCCGACCGGCGAGATGCTGGCGGCGCAGAAGCGGCATCCGTATCGCCCCGCACATCTGCATGTTCTCGCCTACAAGCCCGGTTTCAAAACGCTGATCACCCAGGTCTTCGTCGATGACGACCAGCACCTGGAGAGCGACGTCGTGTTCGGCGTGACGCGCGCGCTGATCGGCGATTTCCGCAAGGGCCAGGGCACGCCGCCCGCCCCCGACGTCGATGGTGACTGGTTCAGCCTGAACTACACGTTCGTGATGGAGCCCGGCGAAGCCGTGCTACCTCATCCCCCTATCAAGTGA
- a CDS encoding 3-keto-5-aminohexanoate cleavage protein, producing MRPILGKIVITCAVTGNLTRPDQTPHLPITPEEIADACLGAADAGAAVAHIHVREPGSGAPSMKLEYYQDVVARIRARNRDLILNITTGPGGRFVPSQDDPKVAAAGTTLMNPEERVAHITALKPDICTLDLNTMNSGGQVVINTPANVRRMAKVIRAAGVKPEIELFDSGDIALLHDLLADGTLGGGPALTSFVMGVKYGLQPSPETVLYARGLLPADAHFTAIGIGRATFPMVAQSVLAGGHARTGLEDAVMLGRGVLAPSNAAMVEKARRIIEELGVQIATPAEARALFDLPGN from the coding sequence ATGCGCCCGATCCTCGGCAAGATTGTTATCACCTGCGCCGTCACCGGCAATCTGACACGGCCGGACCAGACGCCGCATCTGCCGATCACGCCGGAAGAAATTGCCGATGCGTGTCTCGGCGCCGCGGATGCGGGCGCCGCGGTCGCGCACATCCATGTGCGCGAACCGGGCAGCGGCGCGCCGTCGATGAAGCTCGAATACTATCAGGACGTCGTGGCCCGCATCCGTGCCCGCAACCGCGACCTGATCCTCAACATCACCACAGGTCCCGGTGGCCGCTTTGTGCCGTCGCAGGACGATCCGAAGGTTGCCGCGGCCGGCACCACGCTGATGAATCCGGAAGAGCGCGTCGCGCATATCACCGCGCTGAAGCCGGATATCTGCACGCTCGATCTCAACACCATGAATTCCGGCGGGCAGGTGGTGATCAACACGCCCGCCAATGTGCGGCGGATGGCGAAGGTGATCCGCGCGGCCGGCGTCAAGCCGGAGATCGAACTGTTCGATTCCGGCGACATTGCGCTGCTGCATGATCTTCTGGCTGACGGCACGCTGGGCGGCGGCCCGGCGCTGACCTCTTTCGTGATGGGCGTCAAATACGGTCTCCAGCCGTCGCCGGAGACCGTGCTCTACGCGCGCGGTCTGCTGCCGGCGGATGCGCATTTCACCGCGATCGGCATCGGTCGCGCGACTTTCCCGATGGTTGCGCAGTCGGTGCTGGCAGGCGGTCATGCCCGTACCGGTCTGGAAGATGCGGTAATGCTCGGTCGTGGCGTGCTGGCCCCGTCCAATGCGGCGATGGTGGAGAAGGCGCGGCGGATCATCGAGGAACTCGGCGTGCAGATTGCGACGCCCGCAGAGGCCCGTGCGCTGTTCGACCTGCCGGGCAACTGA
- a CDS encoding MarR family winged helix-turn-helix transcriptional regulator has product MSNDSIDEIISGWRRRRPDLDAGHLDVVGRIIRLSVHMRSAIEPALQEQGFNWELFDLLLTIYRREADGTLGVRPTDLYAECLLSSGGLTARLRRAEQDGFIVRRQDPDDGRGARITLSAKGRNAVDKAIAQHFELSRSVDQTLTASERQTLTRLLRKLLVSVEQVSS; this is encoded by the coding sequence ATGAGCAATGATTCGATTGATGAGATTATTAGTGGTTGGCGCCGTCGCCGGCCGGATCTCGACGCTGGCCACCTTGATGTCGTCGGCAGGATTATTCGCCTGTCCGTTCACATGCGCAGCGCCATCGAGCCGGCGCTGCAGGAACAGGGCTTCAATTGGGAATTGTTCGATCTGCTTTTGACGATTTACCGCCGCGAGGCCGACGGTACGTTGGGCGTTCGCCCCACCGATCTCTACGCGGAATGCCTGCTGTCGTCGGGCGGACTTACCGCGAGACTGCGCCGTGCCGAGCAGGATGGATTCATCGTCAGGCGCCAGGATCCTGACGATGGACGTGGCGCGAGGATTACGCTGTCGGCGAAGGGGCGAAACGCGGTCGATAAAGCGATTGCCCAGCACTTTGAGCTGTCGCGTTCGGTCGACCAGACTCTCACGGCCAGCGAGCGCCAGACGCTGACCCGGTTGCTGCGGAAGCTGCTGGTTTCGGTCGAGCAGGTCAGTTCTTAG
- a CDS encoding sugar ABC transporter substrate-binding protein, with the protein MRTTRPLRCVVAALICGTLSHSAALADGETIAAFTKNQVDPHFEGVRAGVAQMAAKMNATVKNYTPTKPNNITEGMSQLEDVGVTKPNLMLFMPIDAKAQLPTIKRLIESGLPIINYNDRGGDAPYLSYVGQDDYKLGYEIAKTLFDHLGGKGNVVILEGVKGSTTGDERKRGFDAAVKDYPNIKVLASQPANFQRLLGMQTMENLIQQFSNIDGVISAADASALGAIEALNAAGRKNVAVVSINGVPEAVEAVKAGTLLAIAEFDGFKIGCVATAVGLNAIRGKSAPKQITIPGAIITKANYAPWLIPYKDRTCPAPDAYMTK; encoded by the coding sequence ATGCGAACCACAAGACCACTTCGATGCGTTGTCGCCGCGCTGATCTGCGGCACCCTGTCCCACTCGGCCGCCCTGGCCGACGGCGAAACAATTGCGGCATTCACCAAGAACCAGGTGGACCCACATTTTGAAGGCGTGCGGGCCGGCGTCGCACAAATGGCGGCCAAGATGAATGCGACGGTCAAGAACTACACGCCGACCAAGCCCAACAACATCACCGAGGGCATGTCGCAGCTTGAGGATGTCGGCGTCACAAAGCCGAACCTGATGCTGTTCATGCCGATCGACGCCAAGGCGCAATTGCCGACCATCAAGCGTCTGATCGAGTCCGGCCTGCCGATTATCAACTATAACGACCGCGGCGGTGATGCTCCGTATCTCTCCTATGTCGGCCAGGACGACTACAAGCTCGGCTATGAAATCGCAAAGACCCTGTTCGATCATCTCGGCGGCAAGGGCAATGTGGTTATTCTCGAAGGCGTCAAGGGTTCGACCACCGGTGACGAACGCAAGCGTGGCTTCGACGCGGCCGTGAAGGATTATCCGAACATCAAGGTGCTGGCCTCGCAGCCGGCAAATTTCCAGCGCCTGCTCGGCATGCAGACGATGGAAAACCTGATTCAGCAGTTCAGCAATATCGATGGCGTGATCTCCGCCGCCGATGCCTCCGCGCTGGGCGCCATCGAGGCACTCAACGCCGCCGGCCGCAAGAATGTCGCCGTGGTTTCCATCAACGGCGTGCCGGAAGCGGTCGAAGCGGTGAAGGCGGGCACCCTGCTGGCGATCGCTGAATTCGACGGCTTCAAGATCGGCTGCGTCGCCACCGCAGTTGGACTGAATGCGATCCGCGGCAAGAGCGCGCCGAAGCAGATCACCATTCCCGGCGCCATCATCACCAAGGCGAACTACGCGCCCTGGCTCATTCCCTACAAGGACCGGACCTGCCCCGCGCCCGACGCCTATATGACGAAATAA
- a CDS encoding sugar ABC transporter ATP-binding protein: protein MHGTDVQDSRENHAGHATAGAAAVPLLCLSGIDKSFPGVHALKNVSLDIHAGEVHVILGQNGAGKSTLIKVLYGAYAAERGQIAIEGRPVTIARPADAAALGIAVIFQEFSLVPYLDIAQNIFLGREAKFSRFGLVDAAAMHAAARIILDDLGLDYDTRSYAAELGVAQQQMVEIAKALSQNARVLVMDEPTAAISERESERLFQTIARLTERGVAIVYISHRMKEVQMLGDRITILRDGAVVTSLLRGAMSQTEMVGAMIGRASGSQLARTPRAPGDPVLFAAGISTAKLSDISIEIRAGEVVGLAGLVGSGRTEVVRALFGADPITSGEIAWLGAPAPGTLDARVRAGMALLPEDRKQEGLALALDIRDNATIASLWRSFTASWFSPAVAERDTRKLIEQLAIAAHGTRQTVRTLSGGNQQKVVLAKWLAAGAKLFLLDEPTRGVDIGAKVEIYRLIDQLVDGGASVVVISSELPELVQLCDRAYVMRDNRIVGHLVGDAMTERAILELAVHQ from the coding sequence ATGCATGGCACCGACGTTCAGGACAGCCGAGAAAATCACGCCGGGCATGCCACTGCGGGCGCAGCGGCCGTGCCGCTGTTGTGCCTCAGCGGAATCGACAAGTCGTTTCCGGGCGTCCACGCGCTGAAGAACGTCTCTCTCGATATTCATGCTGGCGAAGTGCATGTCATTCTCGGCCAGAACGGCGCCGGGAAGTCGACGCTGATCAAGGTGCTGTACGGCGCCTATGCCGCGGAGCGCGGCCAGATCGCCATCGAGGGGCGACCGGTCACGATTGCCCGCCCCGCCGATGCCGCCGCGCTCGGCATCGCGGTGATCTTCCAGGAATTCTCGCTGGTTCCCTATCTGGACATCGCGCAGAACATCTTTCTCGGCCGCGAAGCGAAGTTCAGTCGTTTCGGTCTTGTCGATGCCGCCGCCATGCATGCCGCGGCCCGCATCATCCTCGACGATCTCGGGCTCGACTACGATACCCGGTCCTATGCCGCCGAGCTTGGCGTGGCGCAGCAGCAGATGGTGGAGATCGCCAAAGCGCTGTCGCAAAATGCACGCGTACTGGTGATGGACGAGCCGACCGCCGCGATCTCGGAGCGCGAATCCGAGCGGCTGTTCCAGACCATCGCCCGCTTGACCGAACGCGGCGTCGCCATCGTCTACATTTCCCATCGCATGAAAGAAGTGCAGATGCTCGGCGATCGCATCACCATCCTGCGTGATGGAGCCGTGGTGACAAGCCTGCTGCGCGGTGCCATGAGCCAAACCGAGATGGTTGGCGCGATGATCGGCCGCGCTTCCGGATCCCAGCTGGCGCGTACACCTCGCGCACCAGGGGACCCGGTCCTGTTCGCCGCGGGCATCAGCACCGCAAAACTATCGGATATCTCTATCGAGATCCGCGCCGGCGAAGTGGTGGGTCTCGCGGGACTCGTCGGATCCGGGCGCACCGAAGTCGTCCGCGCGCTATTCGGCGCAGATCCCATCACCAGCGGCGAGATCGCGTGGCTGGGAGCGCCCGCGCCCGGCACGCTGGATGCGCGGGTGCGCGCCGGCATGGCGTTGCTGCCCGAAGACCGCAAGCAGGAGGGCCTCGCATTGGCCCTCGACATCCGCGACAACGCGACCATTGCCTCGCTGTGGCGCAGCTTCACCGCCAGCTGGTTCTCACCGGCCGTCGCGGAGCGCGACACCCGCAAGCTGATCGAGCAGCTGGCCATCGCCGCCCATGGCACGCGCCAGACCGTTCGCACCCTCAGTGGCGGCAACCAACAGAAGGTCGTTCTGGCGAAGTGGCTCGCCGCCGGCGCCAAGCTGTTTTTGCTCGACGAGCCCACCCGCGGCGTCGATATCGGTGCCAAGGTCGAGATTTATCGCCTTATCGACCAACTGGTCGATGGCGGCGCCAGCGTCGTCGTCATCAGCTCGGAATTGCCTGAGCTCGTACAACTGTGCGACCGGGCCTACGTGATGCGCGACAATCGCATCGTCGGCCATCTCGTGGGCGACGCGATGACGGAACGGGCCATCCTCGAACTAGCGGTGCATCAATGA
- a CDS encoding RidA family protein: MTANPAFATSPTNPHIKEIQTQPERKRDMPYAPAIRVEVPCGMLYISGATPSPLYHKHPHVLDEHNHPNSIEDQTHRAMMTIQSILEHEGLAWTDIVKVTKYLTDIRDQDGMVKVMKEYFGDWTPASTTICINQLSTQGARVELDVIAAIPRASRRQDLPPAPGPGSNEADR; encoded by the coding sequence ATGACCGCCAACCCGGCCTTTGCAACTTCGCCGACCAATCCGCATATCAAGGAAATCCAGACCCAGCCGGAGCGGAAGCGCGACATGCCCTATGCGCCGGCGATCCGGGTCGAGGTTCCGTGCGGCATGCTGTACATCTCGGGCGCGACGCCTTCGCCGCTCTATCACAAGCATCCGCACGTGCTGGACGAGCACAACCACCCGAATTCGATCGAGGATCAGACCCACCGCGCCATGATGACGATCCAGTCGATCCTGGAGCACGAAGGCTTGGCCTGGACGGATATCGTCAAGGTGACGAAGTATCTCACCGATATCCGCGACCAGGACGGCATGGTGAAGGTGATGAAGGAATATTTCGGGGATTGGACGCCCGCCAGCACGACCATCTGCATCAACCAGCTGTCGACTCAGGGCGCCCGCGTCGAGCTCGACGTGATTGCCGCGATTCCCCGCGCAAGTAGACGCCAGGACCTCCCGCCGGCCCCGGGTCCAGGGTCGAACGAGGCCGACAGATGA
- a CDS encoding SDR family NAD(P)-dependent oxidoreductase, whose translation MTNSLSGKVAVVIGGSGGIGAAAARMLAAEGATVVVTWRSDEAAATTLLAGLPGQGHFARRAVVEETATLTALAAEVATELGRCDILVNSAGYTRPIPIADLDALTDDCIDDMFKVNWRGQFAAIRAFAPLLKASGDGLIVSVSSIAGLSGVGSNLAYAAIKAGIDTMTKSLARALAPAVRVMSVSPGVVATDFVPGRDAAALEKVALTIPLRRVATAEDVGRAIAACATHLTYSTGSLIVVDGGRAL comes from the coding sequence ATGACGAATTCTCTCTCTGGCAAGGTTGCGGTGGTGATTGGCGGTTCCGGCGGCATCGGTGCCGCGGCCGCGCGGATGCTTGCGGCCGAAGGCGCAACGGTCGTCGTGACCTGGCGTTCGGACGAAGCTGCCGCGACCACATTGCTTGCGGGGCTGCCGGGGCAGGGGCATTTCGCGCGACGCGCCGTGGTCGAGGAAACCGCGACGCTGACCGCTCTGGCCGCGGAGGTCGCAACGGAACTCGGTCGCTGCGATATCCTCGTCAACAGCGCCGGCTACACTAGGCCGATTCCTATCGCCGATCTCGACGCGCTTACCGATGACTGCATCGACGATATGTTCAAGGTCAACTGGCGCGGGCAGTTTGCCGCCATCCGCGCCTTCGCGCCGCTTCTCAAAGCGTCAGGCGATGGGCTGATCGTGAGTGTCTCGTCGATCGCCGGCCTCAGCGGCGTCGGCTCCAATCTCGCTTATGCCGCCATCAAGGCCGGCATCGATACCATGACCAAGTCGCTGGCGCGCGCGCTGGCGCCGGCGGTGCGCGTGATGTCGGTGTCGCCCGGCGTGGTCGCCACCGATTTCGTGCCGGGCCGCGATGCAGCTGCGCTGGAAAAGGTCGCGCTGACCATCCCGCTCAGGCGTGTCGCGACGGCCGAGGATGTCGGCCGCGCCATCGCCGCCTGCGCAACGCACTTGACCTATTCCACCGGCTCGCTGATCGTCGTCGATGGCGGCCGGGCGTTGTAA
- a CDS encoding quinone oxidoreductase family protein, with the protein MTTFANVTATCLRVAAKAERIESVILGIERRALACASPSDALVEIKAAAINPSDAKATLGLMPHAVFPRTPGRDFAGVVIDGPAELIGKEVFGSSGELGIRRDGTHATHLVVEASALVEKPANISLAEAAGIGVPFVTAQEGFRRTGMPKPGETVLILGLNGKVGQAATQIASWQGARVIGVVRKDEPYVGDAHGEVTVINSSRDDVATKVRELTGGKGVDIVYNTVGEAYYEAGTKSLAHLGRQIFIASNKTTVPFDIFAFYRGKHTFFGVDSLSLSSPEAAEILRDLVPGFASGALKPYPIKPDAIYPLAHAAEAYVAVLGSSRDRLIFQPNE; encoded by the coding sequence ATGACGACATTCGCCAACGTGACTGCCACCTGTCTGCGGGTCGCCGCCAAGGCCGAGCGCATCGAGAGCGTTATACTCGGCATCGAGCGGCGTGCGCTCGCCTGTGCAAGCCCGAGCGATGCGCTGGTCGAGATCAAGGCAGCTGCAATCAATCCGTCGGACGCCAAGGCGACGCTCGGATTGATGCCGCATGCCGTATTTCCACGGACGCCGGGCCGCGATTTTGCCGGCGTCGTCATCGACGGGCCGGCCGAACTGATCGGCAAGGAGGTGTTCGGCTCGTCCGGCGAACTCGGCATCCGGCGCGACGGCACCCATGCCACGCATCTGGTGGTCGAGGCGTCGGCGCTGGTGGAAAAGCCCGCGAATATCAGCCTGGCGGAAGCCGCGGGCATCGGTGTGCCCTTCGTCACCGCACAGGAGGGCTTCCGCCGGACCGGCATGCCGAAGCCGGGCGAGACCGTTCTGATCCTCGGTCTCAACGGCAAGGTCGGCCAGGCCGCCACCCAGATCGCGTCATGGCAGGGCGCCCGCGTGATCGGCGTCGTGCGCAAGGACGAGCCATATGTGGGCGATGCCCATGGCGAAGTCACTGTCATCAATTCCAGCCGCGATGACGTCGCAACCAAGGTGCGCGAACTCACCGGCGGCAAGGGCGTCGATATCGTCTACAACACCGTCGGCGAAGCCTATTACGAAGCAGGCACCAAATCCCTCGCGCATCTCGGTCGCCAGATCTTCATCGCGTCCAACAAAACGACCGTACCGTTCGATATCTTCGCCTTCTATCGCGGCAAGCACACGTTTTTCGGTGTCGACTCGCTGTCGCTGTCGTCGCCGGAGGCTGCTGAAATTCTGCGCGATCTGGTGCCCGGCTTCGCGAGCGGCGCTCTGAAGCCGTATCCGATCAAGCCGGATGCGATCTATCCGCTGGCGCACGCGGCAGAGGCCTATGTCGCCGTGCTCGGCTCGTCGCGCGATCGTCTCATCTTCCAACCCAACGAGTAA
- a CDS encoding Bug family tripartite tricarboxylate transporter substrate binding protein — MDRRQFMIGAGLAATTAITGSSALAQAYPNQLVRIVVPFSGGSLTDILARAVAERLTAKWKQQVIVENRPGIAGVSSIAKGPADGSQIMLTSNGHSVVGVINKNLGFDPIKDFATISRVGSTPAILIVPPDAPYKTLTELITAAKAKPDSLSYSSAGVGSATGIAAELFKHLTGTKMVLVPHRGLPESSMSIMRGDTNLAFTYFGVSGDSIQAGKLRALAVTGKSRMPQLPDVPTFAEAGLPEFVYDSWFGMLAAATVPKSIVSQIARDVAEALADPALSKQFAVQAVEIASSTPELFEAELRSDAERYGKLVAVSAELPPK, encoded by the coding sequence ATGGACCGCCGACAATTCATGATCGGTGCCGGCCTTGCCGCGACGACGGCTATTACCGGCAGCTCCGCTCTTGCGCAGGCTTATCCCAATCAGCTCGTTCGCATCGTTGTGCCGTTTTCCGGCGGCAGCCTTACCGACATTCTCGCAAGGGCCGTGGCCGAGCGACTGACGGCAAAATGGAAGCAGCAGGTCATCGTTGAGAACAGGCCGGGCATCGCCGGCGTCAGCAGCATCGCCAAGGGGCCGGCGGATGGCTCCCAGATCATGCTGACCTCGAACGGCCATAGCGTAGTTGGCGTAATCAACAAGAACCTCGGCTTCGACCCGATCAAGGATTTCGCAACCATCAGCCGTGTCGGCTCGACCCCCGCGATCCTGATCGTGCCGCCCGATGCGCCCTACAAGACGCTGACCGAACTGATCACAGCAGCCAAGGCCAAGCCGGATTCACTGAGCTACAGCTCGGCCGGTGTCGGCAGTGCGACCGGCATTGCCGCCGAACTGTTCAAGCATCTCACGGGGACGAAGATGGTGCTGGTGCCGCATCGCGGCCTGCCGGAATCGTCGATGAGCATCATGCGTGGCGACACCAATCTCGCCTTCACCTATTTCGGTGTCAGTGGGGATTCCATCCAGGCCGGCAAGCTGCGCGCGCTGGCAGTCACCGGCAAGAGCCGAATGCCGCAATTGCCGGATGTGCCGACCTTCGCCGAGGCCGGTCTGCCGGAGTTTGTCTACGATAGCTGGTTTGGTATGCTCGCCGCCGCCACAGTGCCAAAATCCATCGTCAGCCAGATCGCGCGCGACGTTGCCGAAGCGCTGGCCGATCCCGCGTTGAGCAAGCAGTTCGCCGTGCAGGCCGTTGAGATCGCCAGTTCGACGCCGGAGCTATTCGAGGCGGAGTTGCGCAGCGATGCCGAGCGCTACGGCAAACTCGTCGCGGTGTCGGCGGAGTTGCCGCCCAAATAG